In uncultured Devosia sp., a genomic segment contains:
- a CDS encoding LOG family protein, whose protein sequence is MARRRPTSLRTSVEDVAASKRAPSTPQTESSAFKLAFADDEFLTSEEVRGVRFQLEYLKPETRLRERGINSTVVLFGGARIPAPGKPAWAAKNELQKKNLEAASVYYDEARRFAQLASATSKALDYKEFVVTTGGGPGVMEAGNRGAADVGAPTIGLNIVLPHEQAPNHYVTPELSFNFHYFATRKIHFLLRAKCVAVFPGGFGTLDEFFEALTLIQTKRMDKIPLLLFGAEFWSKVINFEALAEAGTIAPDDTHLFNLVDTAEEGWEIVRAFYDLPKVDEALKGD, encoded by the coding sequence ATGGCCAGACGCCGTCCTACATCTTTGCGTACCTCGGTCGAGGATGTCGCCGCTTCCAAGCGCGCGCCTTCGACGCCACAAACCGAGTCGTCGGCGTTCAAGCTGGCCTTTGCCGATGACGAGTTCCTGACTTCCGAAGAAGTGCGCGGGGTTCGTTTTCAGCTCGAGTATCTCAAGCCCGAAACGCGGCTGCGCGAGCGGGGGATCAATTCGACGGTGGTGCTGTTTGGCGGGGCGCGCATTCCGGCGCCGGGCAAGCCGGCCTGGGCGGCCAAGAACGAGCTGCAGAAGAAGAACCTCGAGGCCGCCTCGGTCTATTATGATGAGGCGCGGCGCTTTGCGCAGCTGGCATCGGCGACGTCCAAGGCTCTCGACTACAAGGAATTCGTGGTGACGACCGGCGGCGGGCCAGGCGTGATGGAGGCGGGCAATCGCGGCGCCGCGGACGTCGGTGCGCCCACGATCGGGCTCAATATCGTCTTGCCGCATGAGCAGGCGCCCAATCACTATGTGACGCCGGAGCTGAGTTTCAACTTCCACTATTTCGCGACGCGCAAAATCCACTTCCTGCTGCGCGCCAAATGCGTGGCGGTGTTTCCGGGCGGCTTCGGCACGCTGGACGAATTCTTCGAGGCGCTGACGCTGATCCAGACCAAGCGCATGGACAAGATTCCGCTGCTGCTGTTTGGCGCGGAATTCTGGAGCAAGGTGATCAATTTCGAGGCGCTGGCGGAGGCCGGCACGATCGCCCCGGACGATACGCATCTGTTCAACCTGGTCGATACGGCTGAAGAGGGCTGGGAAATCGTGCGGGCGTTCTACGACCTGCCCAAGGTGGACGAGGCGCTCAAGGGGGATTGA